From the genome of Thermithiobacillus tepidarius DSM 3134:
TGATGCGAGCGAAGAAACGCTCGATCAGATTGCGGCTCTTGTAGATATGCCGGTCGAACGAGCGGGGGTTGAGTCGGTTGGAACGCGGCGGGATTACCGCCTGACCGCCCTGCGTCGTAATTGTTTCGACGAAGGCATCCGAATCGTAGCCCTTGTCGGCCACGATGAATTCGGCCGGCTGATCCTGG
Proteins encoded in this window:
- a CDS encoding IS5 family transposase, which produces QDQPAEFIVADKGYDSDAFVETITTQGGQAVIPPRSNRLNPRSFDRHIYKSRNLIERFFARIKQFRRIATRYDKLAHSFLSFVHLACSIVWLA